Below is a genomic region from Lonsdalea populi.
GATCAACATTGCACGCGGTATGCTGGTGGATGAAAACGCCTTGTGTGATGCACTGGAAAGTGGGCAACTGGCAGGTGCCGCTCTCGACGTTTACGAATTTGAGCCGGAAATCTCAGCGCGCCTGCTGGCGGCCCCGAATGCCATTCTTACGCCTCATGTGGCGGCCAACACCCATACGGCACAACAAGCCCAGCAGCAGCGCATGCTGGATAACGTGATGGCCTACTTTGCCGGAAGGCCATTGATTGGCAGAGCCTGCTAATTTTTGTACATTACACGGCATCGTTAATGAGAATGTTTGCTCACGAAATGGGAAGCTATGTCGAGACTAAAAAGTACGGATGTTGATCGTTCTGTTAAAGCCGTGCAGCGAACGCTGGCGATCCTCGATGCGTTTATCCCGCACCCGGGTGGCATTACGCTGGGTGAACTTGAAGCCGCAACCGGACTGTTTAAAAGCGTGATCCTGCGTTATATGCTGACGCTGGAAGCGCAGCGCTACGTATTTAAGCGAGCCGATGGCTGTTACGAGCTGGGATCGCGTGCTTATCAGTTGGGCTGCGTGTATGAACGCACCTTCGACCTGCACCAGCATATTAAACCGGTGCTGGAGAAACTGACGGCCGCCACGCTGGAAAGCAGCACCTTTTATATCCGCGACGGGGACTATCGCATGTGCCTGCTGCGTAAAGACTCGCCGCAGCACATTAAATCCAGCGTGCCGGTGGGGACGTTGTTGGCGATGGATGATACTTCGGCAGCGGGTGTACTCTCGCAGTTCGCCGGGGGGATGCCGGCCCGCTGGGACTATCAAAGCGGGTTATTAACCTCGTCCGGTGCGGGACTGAACCGGCTGGAGACCAACAGCCTGCTGACTGCCTCAATTTCGGTGCCGGTGTTTAAGCATCAGAACCAGCTCGCAGGCGCGCTCAGTATTTCCGGCCCCACCAGTCGATTCGACCCGGAAGACAGCGCTACCCGGCGGCTAATACTCGATGCGGCGAAAAAGTTGTCGTATGTGCTGGGCGCCACAGTGGTCTGAGTACTGTTCGCGGCTTGTGGCCGCGATTAAAGCGAAAAGCCCCGGGTCAGTCCATTCCCTGAGCGGGCTTTTCAATGTATGGCTCCTCTGACTGGATAAGATAGCCCATGCATCCTGTCAAAGTCAGCATGGCTATGCCGTGAAGTTTGCCAGCGGTTAGCCAAAGGCGTCACCCTGTCTGGTTGGTGATTTGGGTTTTTTACGATAGGTCAGATCGCTCAATTCAAACTGAGTTCAAACAAAGTGGAAGGGTATTGGGAACAGCGACTGACTATTTGTTAACTGCGTCCAATGGATAGTCTTTTCGGCAAACCATTTCTACAACAATGGGATAGATCTATTAACGCGTTTTTTAACCATAAAATACCGACCTTCAAGAAAAGATTGCAATCAGAAATTATATTAGACCTGTTCTCGACGGGTTAAAATAAGAAGTCATCGAATGTCTAAGTATGGGGTAGATCAAACATGGCTCAAACAGAAAATTATGGACAGTCTCATGACATGGATAATATATATACCCTGGTTAAAATGACGGTCGTCATGTCGATAAAGGCGATAAACTCTCACCATGTAAAATAATTATCATTAGGAAAATAATATTGTCATAATAAAGCCGCGGGAAGGTGGCTTTAATGTGCCAATTGCCATTGATATCTCTCATTAAAGAGAATAGCGGGCGCTGTACCCCCTATATCAGGCATGTTAAACCGCAGCCCGCGCCGTTAATGCTACCATCCTTTCACCGCTGTGTTAAGGCATCGTCCGCACGCCCAGCGGGTTATCGCAGTCTATTTAACTAAATACAATTTGATAACGATATCATCTCCATTTATAAAACATCTTATTATCTTTTTGGCTTTCATTCATTTTATAGATCGACCCTATTTCTAGGGTTGTTTTGACATGCTTCATGGTGGGGATGAGTAATAATAAATAGTCATTGTTTGTAAATGGCGTGGATTATTATAATGAAATTTGAGGACGATATTTTTTAAAAGGCATTTCTGATGCTATTAGAATAATATCTTTTATATTCATTAGCAGGAAACATATAAAATATGTTCAAGAAATTATTTCACCCCGAAAAAATTAATCAGTGCGTGATTCCGAACCGGCTCGTTGTTCCCGCCATGGTCACCAACCTGTGTAATAGCGATGGTACAGCGTCAGACCGCTATATCGCCTATCACGAAGAAAAAGCAAAGGGCGGCTGGGGGTTGATCATCACCGAAAACTACGCCATCAACGAAAATGCGATGGGCTTTAAATACACCGGTGGGCTATGGCGCGATGAGCAAATTGCCAGCCATCGTAAACTCACCGATACCATCCATCAATACGACAGTAAAATCTTCTGCCAGATTTACCATGCAGGCCGTCAGACGTCAGAGAATGTGAACGGCGGCGTACAGCCTGTGGCACCTTCGGCGATTCCGTGCCCCGCATTAAAAGAAATGCCCCGGGAACTTGGCATCGACGAAATTCAGCAGTTGGTCTCGGAATTTGCCGACTGCGCCCGCCGGGTGAAAGAAGCCGGTTTCGACGGTGTTGAAATTCATGCCGGCCACGGTTATTTGATTGCCGAGTTTTTATCGCCTTATGCCAATAAACGTACCGACAAATATGGCGGCAGCCTCGACGGCCGTATTCTGTTCTTAAAAGAGATCTATCAGGCGGTGCGTAAAGAAGTAGGCATGGACTATCCGATCACCGTCCGACTCTCTGCTGACGAAGGTTTCATGGGCGGACGTGATATCGCTGAAACGCGTGTGCTGGCGCAGATCTTTGAAGAGTGGGGCGTGGATGCGCTGCATATGACCATGGGCGTTTATGGCGTTCACAACAAGGCTTGTACTGTACCGCCGATGTATGTGGGCCATGCCTGGGCCGTTTCTTTCTCCGAAGAGCTGAAAAAAACGGTGAACATGCCCATCATCACCGTGAACCGCATCAACGATCCGCGTATGGCGGACAATATTCTGGCGCTGGGCAAAGCGGACTTTATCGCGATGGGTCGGGGGTCATTGGCCGATCCACATTTACCGAATAAAGCGAGAGCAGGCGATATAGCGTCAATTCGATACTGCATCGGCTGTATGCAGGGCTGTCTCGCCAGTTTGCCGCTCGGCGTACCCTTCACCTGTCTGGTCAACCCGTCGCTGGCGCGTGAAAATAGGCTGGACTACAGCAAAGTCCACAGCTCTAAACGCGTCTTCATCGCGGGCGCCGGTCCGGCTGGGCTGGAAGCGGCGCGCGTGGCGGCGACGCGCGGTCACAAAGTGACGCTGTTTGAAAAAACCGGCTATCTTGGCGGTCAGTTCCGTTCTGCAGCTTTTCCTCCGGGTAAAGGCGAACTGGCGACTTACACCGCCTGGCTGGGCCGGGAACTGGAAAAATTGGGCGTGGAGATCAAATTTAATACGCCGCTGACGAAAGAGATCGTGGCGGAAAGTCGCCCGGACTCCGTCATCGTCGCCACCGGTGGTAAACCGGCGATTCCGCCGATTAAGGGGATCAATCAGCCGCACGTAGTCCTGGCGGAGGATGTTCTGCTAGGCAACGTAGTCACCGGCCAGCGCGTGATTATCGCAGGCGGCGGTGAAGTAGGGGGCGAAACCGCTGCACATCTGGCCATGCAACTGAAAGACGTCACCGTTGTTGAAATGCGTGGCCGCCTGCTGCAAGAGCTGGATGGCGTCAGCAAGCTGCATTTGATGTCCGTACTGGAAGAGTATGACGTGAAGCAGTACCCCAATACCAAGCTGTGTGAAATTGGCGAACATCAGGTGACCCTAGAAAATGCGCAAGGACGGATGGCGCTGGAGGCGGATACGGTCGTGATCGCACTGGGATATGCGCCGGTGAAAGAACTGGCTGAAGAGCTGGAAGGGGTTGCTGACAATGTGGTCGTCATTGGCGGCGCCGTGAAAACCAGCAATGCGCTGGTGGCCGCGCGTGAAGGTTTTGACGCCGGAATGTGCCTGGCCTAATCGTATCACTGCGCCGTTCATCCTTGACGTTTAACATTCTCGTCACATGGGCTTTTCATGCTAAATGGAAGGCCCGTATTTTTATCTGCATTCAATTTTCACATTGTTCTCCCTCTTTCCTTTGCCTGCACTTTCGTGGAAATCGCGGAATGTGGCATGTCGTTATACGCTAAATGGTATTTCAGGATAGAGAGGCTTCAGGAGAGATGGATGTGCGCGATGGTGGGAGAAAAATAACGGACAGGCGGGAAGCCTGCCCGTTATGAGACCGAATGCGTTATGACACGATCTTCAGCGTTAACGCGTTGGTTGCAGATAACGTGCGGGTACTGACTTTAATCCAGACACTGCCGCGCGGGTCGACATAGGCCGCCTCTCCCTCGTGTTTGAAGAGGGCATCCGTCGAATCTACGCGCGCGCTTAGGGTGGAAGAACCGACCGTCAGCCGTTGCAACGCAGGTTTGTCCGTGCGAATACGGAGGTAGACGAACGTGTGCAGCGGATAGTCGTACTTGCGCGGCGTCAAACTGACCTCCAGCGAATCTTCGGCACGACATTGGCGAACGTCGATTACTGAGAACTGCCCTTGACGTTCTGCCGAACGGGTGACTCCGCCATCGTCCCAGTAAAGCTGATGGTGGCCTTCGCCGGACTCGCCGAGCGGATACAGCGCCAGCACCAGCGGTTGCTGGAACTTATCCATCACCTGGATATTCTTGAACGGCGCTGGCAGATCGGACTGCGCGTGGCGTTCGGGGATAATCGCGCCTTCGCGAATAAACAGCGGCACATTGGTGATATCAGCGCTGACGGCACGGCGCTGGCCCCCTTTAATCGGGTTGGCGATGTCCACCGTGTCTTCAACGGCATGGTAACGATACCAGTTCAAGGTCTGCCCTTTGACCGCGTTAGGGAAGTAAATGTCTTTTTCGGCCACGTAGGCCGCTTCGCTTCCGGCCATGCTGCGCGTCATGATCGGCGCATAGAGCACCGAACGGTCGATGAAGCACTGCGTCGCCAGTATGTCTTTGTTGCGTTTGTCAAAGATCGCGTCATCGCCCTGCCATAAACACATTGCCTGCAAGATCGGAATACCGGTCTGGGTATTTTGATACATCGCGTCATACAGCAGGTGATGCCAGCGAACGCGGAAGCAGACAAACGCCGCCATGATGTCCGCGAATGTGCGATTGCCGCTGACGGGGGCCTTTTCGTTGAAACGATAAATTTCCTGAAAGGGTTTCATCGCATCGTAGTGGTTGCGCATCCACGGCAACAGGCACGCGGCCTGAACCCAACGGGTCATCAGCTCGTGTTCGCAGATATCACCGATGTCGATGTCGTCGGGGCCTAGCACCAGCCGGTCGTAGACCATCGGGTTATGATTGCGGCAGTGCTGAGTACCGAAGAAGATGCTGCTGGGGTCTTCAGGCGCTTCGCCGGGCGCAAAACCCCCGACGTCGGAACCGGAAATCGGTAGCCCGGACATCCCCAGGTTGAGCACCATCGGCAGCGTGGCCTGCAGGTGATGCCAGGTCGATGCGTTATCGCCCACCCAGTGACCCGCATAGTGCTGCAGGCCGGGGTAGCCGCTGCGGCAGATGATATAGCTGCGTTTATAGCCCTTGAGCATATCTTCGTGTGCGTTGAGTCCGTACTCGTAGCTGGACTTCGCCAGCATATAGGCATGGAAGTTGCGCAGTTCGACATACGGCGTCTTACGGCCGTCGCCGAAACGGGGATCGGTCAAATGCGCCTGGCCGTGGTAGCTGCGCCAGTTGAAGGTATTGGTTCTTCTTCTGTCGTCACTGGGCGATTCGCCGGTAAGCGACCAGCCGAATTGGTTACGTGGCGCTTCCGTATCCGCGAAATTTTTTCCATCCTCAACGTGGGGCATGGAGTCCGGCGCCGGCATATCCTGCCAGATGAACCCTAGCCCATTTTTGAGCAGATAGGCATACTG
It encodes:
- a CDS encoding IclR family transcriptional regulator produces the protein MSRLKSTDVDRSVKAVQRTLAILDAFIPHPGGITLGELEAATGLFKSVILRYMLTLEAQRYVFKRADGCYELGSRAYQLGCVYERTFDLHQHIKPVLEKLTAATLESSTFYIRDGDYRMCLLRKDSPQHIKSSVPVGTLLAMDDTSAAGVLSQFAGGMPARWDYQSGLLTSSGAGLNRLETNSLLTASISVPVFKHQNQLAGALSISGPTSRFDPEDSATRRLILDAAKKLSYVLGATVV
- a CDS encoding oxidoreductase is translated as MFKKLFHPEKINQCVIPNRLVVPAMVTNLCNSDGTASDRYIAYHEEKAKGGWGLIITENYAINENAMGFKYTGGLWRDEQIASHRKLTDTIHQYDSKIFCQIYHAGRQTSENVNGGVQPVAPSAIPCPALKEMPRELGIDEIQQLVSEFADCARRVKEAGFDGVEIHAGHGYLIAEFLSPYANKRTDKYGGSLDGRILFLKEIYQAVRKEVGMDYPITVRLSADEGFMGGRDIAETRVLAQIFEEWGVDALHMTMGVYGVHNKACTVPPMYVGHAWAVSFSEELKKTVNMPIITVNRINDPRMADNILALGKADFIAMGRGSLADPHLPNKARAGDIASIRYCIGCMQGCLASLPLGVPFTCLVNPSLARENRLDYSKVHSSKRVFIAGAGPAGLEAARVAATRGHKVTLFEKTGYLGGQFRSAAFPPGKGELATYTAWLGRELEKLGVEIKFNTPLTKEIVAESRPDSVIVATGGKPAIPPIKGINQPHVVLAEDVLLGNVVTGQRVIIAGGGEVGGETAAHLAMQLKDVTVVEMRGRLLQELDGVSKLHLMSVLEEYDVKQYPNTKLCEIGEHQVTLENAQGRMALEADTVVIALGYAPVKELAEELEGVADNVVVIGGAVKTSNALVAAREGFDAGMCLA